A genomic segment from Bradyrhizobium sp. ISRA430 encodes:
- a CDS encoding IS30 family transposase translates to MDDRCEIARLSANGSSIRQIAAALDRSPSTISRELKRNRGVQVGYKPGYAEQQTRARRWKGSRLEHDAGLRGTVLAGLSRGWSPEQVAGRLARERGRKVISHESIYRFIYAQIARTTDFAWRRYLPRGKSKRGRRGRRGGSPASFIEGRVSLDQRPIEAADRKTHGHWEADLMMFSKYGQAILAVHERTSRLLVGVRLESKLASGVAGHLVRLFKALPRPLRRTVTFDNGTEFAGHLSLQSLLIKTFFCAPHAPWQKGGIENAIGRMRRFIPRKTDLAKLPTRRLRQSIAAYNNTPRKCLDFRTPAEAFSQLLHFECESTSRPSPGRYRECGRIFTSNSDRIRSIPKTA, encoded by the coding sequence TTGGACGACCGATGCGAGATTGCCAGACTTTCAGCCAATGGCAGCTCGATCCGGCAAATCGCGGCAGCTCTGGATCGCTCGCCATCAACGATCTCTCGGGAGCTGAAGCGCAACCGGGGCGTTCAGGTCGGCTACAAGCCAGGCTACGCCGAGCAACAGACGCGGGCGCGGCGCTGGAAAGGCTCTCGCCTCGAGCACGACGCCGGCCTGCGCGGCACGGTCTTGGCAGGCCTCAGCCGCGGCTGGTCCCCCGAGCAGGTCGCCGGCCGGCTCGCGCGCGAACGGGGGCGCAAGGTGATCTCTCACGAGAGCATCTATCGCTTCATCTATGCCCAGATCGCTCGAACCACGGACTTCGCCTGGCGGCGCTATCTGCCGCGCGGCAAGAGCAAGCGCGGCCGTCGTGGCAGGCGCGGCGGAAGCCCCGCAAGCTTCATCGAGGGCCGTGTTTCCTTGGATCAGCGCCCGATCGAGGCCGCCGATCGCAAGACCCACGGCCATTGGGAGGCCGACCTGATGATGTTCTCCAAATACGGTCAGGCGATCCTGGCCGTCCACGAGCGCACCTCCCGCCTCCTGGTCGGCGTCCGTCTCGAAAGCAAGCTCGCCTCCGGTGTCGCAGGCCACCTTGTGCGCCTGTTCAAAGCCCTGCCACGGCCGCTGCGGCGGACCGTCACCTTCGACAACGGCACCGAGTTCGCCGGTCACCTTTCCTTGCAGAGCCTCTTGATCAAGACCTTCTTCTGCGCCCCCCACGCGCCCTGGCAAAAGGGCGGTATCGAGAACGCCATCGGCCGGATGCGCCGCTTCATCCCGCGCAAGACCGACCTCGCAAAACTCCCAACCCGACGCCTCCGCCAGTCCATCGCCGCCTACAACAACACGCCGCGCAAATGTCTTGACTTCAGAACCCCGGCGGAGGCCTTCTCCCAACTGTTGCACTTCGAGTGTGAATCCACCTCCCGGCCTTCGCCGGGACGATACCGAGAGTGTGGCCGCATCTTTACGTCCAACTCCGATCGCATCCGCAGCATTCCCAAAACAGCTTGA
- a CDS encoding M20 aminoacylase family protein produces MPTIDRIDGYADELTAVRRDLHAHPEIGFEEVRTSGIVADKLKSWGIEVHRGLGGTGVIGVIKGKGSSNKRIGLRADMDALPMEENTNLKWRSTIPGRFHGCGHDGHTTMLLGTARYLAETRNFDGTVHLIFQPAEEGLGGARAMIKDGLFEKFPCDELYGLHNAPDLNLGEIAILPGPAMAGADFFDLRINGYGAHGAMPERSKDAVVIATTLAQAIQTIVSRNVEPLQAAVVSITQIHAGSAYNVIPGEAHLCGTVRAFSDEVRALIRERMRAICAGVASAFQVEIEADIRDTFGVLVNQVEQSKVVEEVARTVVDPANVITRTQPKMGSEDFADMLQTIPGAYFWVGHDGSVPVHNPGYVLDDKILPIGASMFARIIETRMPAGGNA; encoded by the coding sequence ATGCCCACGATCGACCGCATCGACGGCTATGCCGATGAACTCACCGCCGTCCGCCGCGACCTGCACGCTCATCCCGAGATCGGCTTCGAGGAGGTGCGCACCTCCGGCATCGTTGCCGACAAGCTGAAGAGCTGGGGCATCGAGGTGCATCGCGGGCTCGGCGGCACCGGCGTGATCGGCGTCATCAAGGGCAAGGGCTCGAGCAACAAGCGTATCGGCCTGCGCGCCGACATGGATGCGCTGCCGATGGAAGAGAACACCAATCTGAAATGGCGTTCGACCATTCCCGGCCGCTTCCACGGCTGCGGTCATGACGGCCACACCACCATGCTGCTCGGCACCGCGCGCTACCTCGCCGAGACCAGGAACTTCGACGGCACTGTGCATCTGATCTTCCAGCCGGCCGAGGAAGGCCTCGGCGGCGCCCGCGCCATGATCAAGGACGGGCTTTTCGAAAAATTCCCCTGCGACGAACTCTACGGCCTGCACAACGCGCCCGACCTCAATCTCGGCGAGATCGCGATCCTGCCGGGACCTGCGATGGCCGGCGCCGACTTCTTCGATCTCCGGATCAACGGCTATGGCGCGCATGGCGCGATGCCGGAGCGTTCGAAGGACGCCGTGGTGATCGCGACCACGCTGGCACAGGCGATCCAGACCATCGTCAGCCGTAACGTCGAGCCGCTCCAGGCCGCCGTCGTGTCCATCACCCAGATCCATGCGGGCTCGGCCTATAATGTTATTCCCGGCGAAGCGCATCTCTGCGGTACCGTGCGTGCGTTTTCCGACGAGGTTCGCGCGCTGATCCGCGAACGCATGCGCGCGATCTGCGCCGGCGTAGCTAGCGCGTTCCAGGTCGAGATCGAGGCCGACATCCGCGACACTTTTGGTGTGCTGGTCAACCAGGTCGAGCAGTCCAAGGTGGTCGAGGAGGTCGCGCGCACCGTCGTCGATCCCGCCAACGTCATCACCCGCACCCAGCCGAAGATGGGCAGCGAGGATTTTGCCGACATGCTGCAGACCATTCCCGGCGCCTATTTCTGGGTCGGCCACGATGGCTCGGTGCCGGTGCACAATCCCGGCTACGTGCTCGACGACAAGATCCTGCCGATCGGCGCCAGCATGTTCGCCCGCATCATCGAGACGCGCATGCCGGCAGGTGGCAATGCCTAA
- a CDS encoding M81 family metallopeptidase codes for MTRIAVGGFLHETNTFAPTKATFKDFQHGGGWPAMTQGADVLKVMRRINVGLAGFVESGEANGWELIPTIACGASPSAHVTKDAFERIVKVMVDGIKAAGPLDAVYLDLHGAMVTEHLDDGEGEILARVRRIIGKDVPLVTSLDLHANVTPEMVEHADALIAYRTYPHVDMADTGRASARHLARLLETKQRFAKAFRQLPFLIPISWQCTSDQPTKGIYERLAALESEAVPTLSFAPGFPAADFRDCGPSVFAYGRTQDDADRAADAIVKLIESHEDDFDGKIYAPDEGVRHAMELAKGASKPIIIADTQDNPGAGGDSDTTGMLRALVRNKASAATGVIYDPESAKAAHAAGTGATVTLSLGGRSGIPGDEPYRETFVVEKLSDGRFIAPGPYYGGREMEMGPSACLRIGEVRVVVSSHKAQLADQAMYRYVGIEPTEQAILVNKSSVHFRADFEPIAAKLLICAAPGAMPADTASLPWTKLRPGVRIKPNGPVFNPPSR; via the coding sequence ATGACCCGTATCGCCGTCGGCGGCTTCCTGCACGAGACCAATACCTTCGCACCGACGAAGGCGACGTTTAAGGACTTCCAGCATGGCGGCGGCTGGCCGGCGATGACGCAAGGCGCCGACGTGCTGAAGGTGATGCGCCGCATCAATGTCGGCCTCGCCGGTTTCGTCGAGAGCGGCGAAGCCAACGGATGGGAACTCATTCCGACAATTGCGTGCGGCGCAAGCCCCTCGGCGCATGTCACCAAGGACGCATTCGAGCGCATCGTGAAGGTCATGGTCGATGGCATCAAAGCGGCCGGCCCGCTCGATGCGGTCTATCTCGACCTGCACGGCGCGATGGTGACCGAGCATCTCGACGACGGCGAAGGCGAGATCCTGGCGCGCGTGCGCCGCATCATCGGCAAGGATGTTCCGCTCGTCACGAGCCTCGACCTGCACGCCAACGTCACGCCCGAGATGGTCGAGCATGCGGACGCGCTGATTGCCTACCGCACCTATCCTCATGTCGACATGGCCGACACCGGCCGGGCCTCCGCAAGACATTTGGCGCGGCTCCTGGAGACAAAGCAGCGCTTTGCAAAGGCGTTCCGGCAATTGCCCTTCCTGATTCCGATCAGTTGGCAATGCACCAGCGACCAGCCCACCAAAGGCATCTATGAAAGGCTTGCGGCGCTCGAAAGCGAGGCCGTGCCAACGCTGTCCTTCGCGCCGGGCTTTCCTGCCGCCGACTTCCGCGATTGCGGGCCGAGCGTGTTCGCCTATGGCAGGACGCAAGATGACGCTGATCGCGCAGCGGACGCGATCGTCAAGCTGATCGAAAGCCACGAGGACGATTTCGACGGCAAGATCTATGCGCCAGACGAAGGCGTGCGCCATGCGATGGAACTCGCGAAGGGCGCGAGCAAGCCGATCATCATCGCCGACACCCAGGACAATCCAGGCGCCGGCGGCGATTCCGACACCACCGGCATGCTGCGCGCGCTGGTGCGCAACAAGGCGAGCGCTGCGACCGGCGTGATCTACGATCCGGAGTCGGCCAAAGCCGCACATGCAGCCGGCACTGGTGCGACCGTGACGCTCTCGCTCGGCGGCAGGTCGGGCATTCCCGGCGACGAGCCCTATCGCGAGACCTTTGTCGTCGAAAAGCTCTCGGACGGCCGCTTCATCGCACCCGGCCCCTATTACGGCGGCCGCGAGATGGAGATGGGTCCATCCGCCTGCCTTCGCATCGGCGAGGTCCGTGTGGTCGTGAGCTCGCACAAGGCGCAGCTCGCCGACCAGGCGATGTACCGCTACGTCGGCATCGAGCCGACCGAGCAGGCCATTCTCGTCAACAAGAGCTCCGTGCACTTCCGCGCCGATTTCGAGCCGATCGCGGCAAAACTCCTGATCTGCGCCGCACCGGGCGCGATGCCGGCGGACACGGCCTCCCTGCCCTGGACGAAGCTGCGCCCCGGCGTTCGCATCAAGCCCAACGGTCCCGTCTTCAATCCCCCTTCACGCTAA
- a CDS encoding amidase gives MPKHSADEPVTSLHDLSAVDLIAGYRAKQFSPSEVLEDVLEHVAAWEPHLKALYAFDPDTARGAAKASTARWTGGEPAGALDGVPVTIKDNIATKGVPVPLGAASVKLVPAERDAPPAARLRDAGAVIFAKTTMPDYGMLSSGLSSFHALARNPWDLSKNPGGSSAGAGAAAAAGYGPLHLGTDIGGSVRLPAGWCGLVGLKPSLGRVPIDPPYVGRVAGPMTRTVDDCALMMSVISKPDRRDGMSLPAEPLNWKTLDKSPRKLRIGLMLDLGVGLPLEKPVREVAVKAAKAFESVGAVITEVDGILTREMLDGLDNFWRARMWDDLSKLTPAAQAKVLPYIFKWGESGASLSGVEVIRGFNQTMAIRAAAAKLFCELDYVISPTAPNVNFPAELASPTNDPMKPFEHICYTVPWNMSENPAVSINGGFDAKGFPIGVQIVGRRFDDIGVLGLAKAFEGLRGAQRPWPSPPAK, from the coding sequence ATGCCTAAGCACAGCGCCGACGAGCCGGTCACCTCGCTGCACGATCTCTCGGCGGTCGACCTGATCGCGGGCTATCGCGCCAAACAGTTCTCGCCGAGCGAGGTGCTGGAGGACGTGCTCGAGCACGTCGCTGCGTGGGAGCCGCACCTCAAGGCGCTGTATGCGTTCGATCCCGACACCGCGCGCGGTGCGGCAAAGGCCTCGACCGCGCGCTGGACCGGCGGCGAGCCGGCCGGCGCGCTCGACGGCGTGCCGGTGACGATCAAGGATAACATCGCGACCAAGGGCGTGCCGGTGCCGCTGGGCGCAGCGAGCGTGAAGCTCGTGCCGGCCGAAAGGGACGCGCCGCCCGCAGCGCGGTTGCGCGACGCCGGCGCGGTCATTTTCGCAAAGACCACCATGCCCGATTACGGCATGCTCTCCTCCGGACTTTCCAGCTTCCATGCGCTCGCGCGCAATCCCTGGGACCTTTCGAAGAACCCCGGCGGCTCCAGCGCGGGCGCAGGCGCCGCCGCTGCCGCCGGCTACGGCCCGCTTCATCTCGGCACCGACATCGGCGGCTCCGTGCGCCTGCCCGCCGGCTGGTGCGGCCTCGTCGGCCTGAAGCCGAGCCTCGGCCGAGTGCCGATCGATCCGCCCTATGTCGGCCGCGTCGCCGGTCCCATGACCCGCACCGTCGACGATTGCGCCCTGATGATGAGCGTGATCTCAAAGCCCGACCGGCGCGACGGCATGAGCCTGCCCGCCGAGCCCCTCAATTGGAAGACGCTGGACAAGTCGCCGCGCAAGCTGCGCATCGGCTTGATGCTCGATCTCGGCGTTGGGCTGCCGCTGGAAAAGCCGGTGCGTGAAGTCGCGGTGAAGGCCGCCAAGGCGTTCGAATCCGTGGGCGCTGTTATCACCGAAGTCGATGGCATCCTGACCCGCGAGATGCTCGATGGCCTCGACAACTTTTGGCGCGCGCGGATGTGGGACGATCTGTCGAAGCTGACGCCCGCCGCGCAAGCAAAAGTACTACCCTACATCTTCAAATGGGGTGAGTCCGGCGCAAGCCTGTCGGGCGTCGAGGTGATCCGCGGCTTCAACCAGACCATGGCGATCCGCGCCGCCGCGGCAAAGCTGTTCTGCGAGCTCGACTACGTGATCTCGCCGACCGCGCCGAACGTGAACTTTCCGGCGGAGCTCGCATCGCCAACCAACGATCCGATGAAGCCGTTCGAGCACATCTGCTATACCGTGCCATGGAATATGTCGGAGAACCCTGCCGTCTCCATCAACGGCGGATTCGACGCCAAGGGTTTTCCGATCGGCGTGCAGATTGTCGGCCGCCGCTTCGACGACATCGGCGTACTCGGCCTGGCCAAGGCGTTCGAGGGCCTGCGTGGCGCACAACGGCCGTGGCCGAGTCCTCCGGCGAAATAG
- a CDS encoding ABC transporter ATP-binding protein, producing the protein MTNTVLDINNLIVTVGRKPNGPKIIDGISIQVRERETLCLVGESGSGKSVTSLTVMGLLQKGSLVPTGGSVKLVGEELLTATDRRLRQLRATQMAMIFQEPMTALNPVVPVGRQIDEVLRAHTDLDARARKKRILDMMEQVRLPQVERIFASYPHRLSGGQRQRIMIAMALVLEPKLLIADEPTTALDVTTQKQILTLIRDLQRDHGTAVLFITHDMGVVAEIADRVAVMRQGRLVETGPLETILRNPTMEYTRNLLASVPSLVPRAAREETKEPIVLEANDLGKVYRERSFFGKGREVVAADKVTLTLRKGRTLGIVGESGSGKSTVARCIVRLIDPTSGGVRLAGREISDLSRRLLQPHRQKIQIVFQDPYRSLNPRVTVGESIAEGPINYGVARADAMKRARELLELVGLPADAVSRYPHQFSGGQRQRIAIARALALDPDVLVADEAVSALDVSVQAQVLELLGEIQKRLGIAILFITHDLRVAAQICDEVVVMQHGRVVEQGPAGEVLMHPKEAYTRALLDAAPGRGWDFANFRPVAEGVAASA; encoded by the coding sequence ATGACCAACACCGTTCTCGACATCAACAATCTCATCGTCACCGTCGGCAGGAAACCGAACGGGCCGAAGATCATCGACGGCATCTCGATCCAGGTCCGCGAGCGCGAGACGCTGTGCCTGGTCGGCGAAAGCGGTTCGGGCAAATCGGTGACCTCGCTGACCGTGATGGGCCTGTTGCAGAAGGGCTCGCTGGTTCCGACCGGCGGCAGCGTCAAACTGGTCGGCGAAGAGCTGCTCACCGCGACCGACCGTCGCCTGCGGCAGTTGCGCGCGACGCAGATGGCGATGATCTTCCAGGAGCCGATGACTGCGCTCAACCCGGTCGTACCGGTCGGACGCCAGATCGATGAGGTGCTGCGCGCCCATACCGATCTCGACGCGAGGGCGCGGAAGAAGCGCATCCTCGACATGATGGAGCAGGTCCGCCTGCCGCAGGTCGAACGCATCTTCGCCTCCTACCCGCACCGCCTCTCCGGCGGCCAGCGCCAGCGCATCATGATCGCGATGGCGCTGGTGCTGGAGCCGAAGCTGCTCATTGCGGACGAGCCGACCACTGCGCTCGACGTGACGACGCAGAAGCAGATCCTGACCCTGATCCGCGACCTCCAGCGCGATCACGGCACCGCGGTTTTGTTCATCACCCACGACATGGGCGTGGTGGCCGAGATCGCCGACCGCGTCGCGGTGATGCGGCAGGGCCGGCTGGTCGAGACCGGCCCGCTCGAGACCATCCTGCGTAATCCGACCATGGAATACACCCGCAACCTGCTCGCCTCGGTGCCGAGCCTGGTGCCGCGGGCGGCGCGCGAGGAGACCAAGGAACCGATCGTGCTGGAGGCCAACGACCTCGGCAAGGTCTATCGCGAGCGGTCCTTCTTCGGCAAAGGCCGCGAGGTCGTCGCCGCCGATAAGGTCACCCTCACGCTTCGCAAGGGTCGCACGCTCGGCATCGTCGGCGAGAGCGGATCGGGCAAGTCGACGGTGGCGCGCTGCATCGTCCGCCTGATCGACCCAACCTCCGGCGGCGTGCGTCTTGCCGGCCGCGAGATCTCCGATCTGTCGCGCCGGTTACTGCAACCGCACCGGCAAAAAATCCAGATCGTGTTCCAGGATCCCTACCGCTCGCTCAACCCGCGCGTCACCGTCGGCGAGAGCATCGCCGAGGGGCCGATCAACTACGGCGTCGCGCGCGCCGATGCGATGAAGCGGGCGCGCGAGCTGCTCGAGCTGGTCGGTCTTCCGGCCGACGCGGTGTCGCGCTATCCGCATCAGTTTTCCGGCGGCCAGCGCCAGCGCATCGCCATTGCACGCGCCCTCGCGCTCGACCCTGACGTGCTGGTCGCGGACGAGGCGGTCTCCGCTCTCGACGTCTCCGTGCAGGCGCAGGTTCTGGAACTGCTCGGCGAGATCCAGAAGCGCCTCGGCATCGCCATCCTGTTCATTACCCACGATTTGCGCGTCGCAGCGCAAATCTGCGACGAGGTGGTGGTGATGCAGCACGGCCGCGTCGTCGAACAGGGCCCGGCAGGCGAGGTGCTGATGCATCCGAAGGAGGCCTACACCAGGGCACTGCTGGATGCGGCCCCCGGCCGCGGCTGGGATTTCGCGAATTTCCGTCCGGTGGCGGAAGGTGTTGCGGCGAGCGCGTAA
- a CDS encoding nitrate- and nitrite sensing domain-containing protein, which yields MLKNARILHRIALAALLPLAALAALALYEISVKWSARSEMADMRPAVDAVGKLSRFVHELQRERGLSSTFLSSKGRQLGAELLQQRGRSDAERSIALGALADLDRERSGPLASASRTATEGVGRLDSLREQIDNQVVAPVVAVGHLTDIIARVITVMSGISKLATDDDVSRSIAAHANLVEAKERAGQERATVAGAIAAGRFEPQAYIRAIGLAAAQDSFLTSFRAVASSQAKELVGSQLSGPAIDKFEGMRRVVEKGGLAGDFGGLDSKSWFDAATVRIDLMKKVEDGLVTQLAGLMAKKEAEATVSLGLVIGLTVLVLLASLVAVAMMARSITVPIGQLADTMTRLAGGEFDRQVDATDRSDEIGAMARAVQFFKENLIRTVELNAREREATAQRTARATRIDQLTERFNVDIAEVIETVISASSQLEATAARMNKSAGQTSDEAASVAGATEVASVNMQTVAAATEELSNSVTEIGRQVTQSAQIAQKAAVESRRTNETVQGLSSAAQAVGDVLRLINEIARQTNLLALNAAIEAARAGQAGRGFAVVAGEVKSLAEQTAKATDDIRGQIEAIQTTSGESVAAIHDITVTIEEINEIASSIAAAVVEQDAATREIARNVQEAARGTGEISASIRGVRVASNESSTAASEVFDASEELTRQSENMRRFVETFIRGIKAA from the coding sequence ATGTTAAAGAACGCAAGAATTCTTCATCGCATAGCCTTGGCCGCGCTGCTGCCTCTCGCGGCGCTTGCCGCGCTCGCACTCTACGAAATCTCCGTCAAATGGTCCGCGCGCTCGGAAATGGCCGACATGCGGCCGGCCGTGGACGCCGTCGGCAAGCTGAGCCGCTTCGTCCATGAGCTCCAGCGCGAGCGCGGCCTGTCGTCGACCTTTCTAAGCAGCAAGGGCAGGCAACTGGGCGCAGAGCTCCTCCAGCAGCGTGGGCGCAGTGATGCCGAGAGGTCCATAGCGCTCGGCGCGCTCGCCGATCTTGACCGCGAAAGAAGCGGCCCACTTGCGTCCGCAAGCCGGACGGCGACGGAGGGCGTCGGCCGCCTCGATTCGTTGCGGGAGCAGATCGATAACCAGGTGGTTGCTCCGGTCGTGGCAGTTGGCCATCTGACCGATATCATTGCCCGTGTGATTACCGTGATGTCGGGCATTTCGAAGCTCGCCACCGACGACGATGTTTCGCGGTCGATTGCAGCGCATGCCAATCTGGTGGAAGCCAAGGAACGTGCCGGTCAGGAACGTGCCACCGTGGCCGGCGCGATTGCGGCGGGCCGTTTCGAGCCGCAGGCCTATATCCGGGCGATCGGCCTTGCGGCGGCGCAGGACAGTTTCTTGACTTCCTTTCGCGCAGTCGCCTCGTCGCAGGCCAAGGAGCTCGTCGGTTCGCAACTGTCGGGACCTGCAATCGACAAGTTCGAAGGCATGCGCAGGGTCGTCGAAAAGGGCGGACTTGCGGGAGATTTCGGCGGGCTCGACAGTAAATCATGGTTTGATGCGGCGACGGTTCGAATTGACCTCATGAAGAAGGTCGAGGATGGCCTGGTGACGCAGCTCGCCGGCCTGATGGCGAAGAAGGAGGCTGAAGCTACTGTGAGCCTTGGTCTGGTGATCGGTCTGACCGTACTTGTACTGCTGGCGAGCTTGGTGGCGGTCGCGATGATGGCGCGGAGCATCACGGTTCCGATCGGCCAGCTTGCCGACACCATGACGCGCCTGGCCGGCGGCGAGTTCGACCGGCAGGTCGATGCAACAGATCGGAGCGACGAGATCGGCGCGATGGCGCGCGCCGTTCAATTCTTCAAGGAAAACCTGATTCGCACCGTCGAGCTCAACGCGAGGGAGCGCGAAGCGACCGCGCAGCGCACGGCCCGCGCAACCCGCATCGACCAACTCACCGAGCGATTCAACGTCGATATCGCCGAGGTAATCGAGACGGTCATATCCGCCTCCTCGCAGCTCGAAGCCACGGCAGCCCGAATGAACAAGTCGGCCGGTCAGACCAGCGACGAAGCTGCGAGCGTGGCCGGGGCGACGGAGGTTGCTTCCGTCAACATGCAGACTGTCGCTGCGGCGACCGAGGAGCTGTCGAACTCAGTCACCGAAATCGGACGGCAGGTGACGCAATCGGCGCAGATCGCCCAAAAGGCCGCCGTCGAAAGCCGCCGGACCAACGAGACCGTGCAAGGTCTTTCATCCGCCGCGCAAGCAGTCGGCGACGTGCTCAGGCTGATCAATGAGATCGCGAGGCAGACGAACTTGCTGGCGCTGAACGCGGCGATCGAGGCGGCTCGGGCGGGACAGGCTGGCAGGGGATTTGCCGTCGTTGCGGGCGAAGTGAAGAGTCTCGCCGAACAGACCGCAAAGGCAACCGACGATATTCGCGGCCAGATCGAGGCGATCCAGACGACCTCCGGGGAGTCGGTCGCCGCAATCCACGACATTACGGTCACGATCGAGGAGATCAACGAGATTGCCTCTTCGATAGCGGCTGCGGTTGTCGAGCAGGATGCCGCCACGCGGGAGATTGCGCGCAACGTTCAGGAGGCCGCGCGAGGCACCGGCGAGATCTCGGCAAGCATCCGGGGAGTCAGGGTCGCATCGAACGAATCCAGCACGGCCGCGAGCGAGGTGTTTGACGCCTCGGAAGAGCTGACGCGTCAGTCGGAGAACATGCGCCGGTTTGTCGAGACGTTCATCCGCGGCATTAAGGCAGCGTAG
- a CDS encoding ABC transporter permease, protein MSVDTLPQSSIPITSPLRPRFGFLTSTPIIAAATVCLALIVLISILAPLIAPHDPIQLAPSQRLKPASAQFLLGTDAYGRDLLSRVIYGGRISLLIGIGSAILSVVIGLVIGLVSGFFKLIDSVMMRIMDGLMAMPSILLAIAVVSLSGASIWTVLVAITIPEIPRVARLVRSVVLSAREEPYVEAAISVGSSLPKIMWRHLMPNTIAPLIVQGTYVCASAILTEAILSFLGAGISPETPTWGNIMAEGRQYFQLKPSLIFWPGLLLSIAILSINLIGDAARDALDPRMKQREGK, encoded by the coding sequence ATGTCGGTAGATACCCTTCCCCAGTCGTCCATTCCGATCACGTCGCCGCTCAGGCCACGGTTCGGCTTCCTCACGTCGACGCCGATCATCGCGGCAGCAACGGTCTGTCTCGCGCTGATCGTACTGATCTCGATTCTGGCGCCGCTGATCGCGCCGCATGATCCGATCCAGCTCGCGCCGTCGCAGCGGCTGAAGCCGGCCTCCGCACAATTCCTGCTCGGCACCGACGCCTATGGCCGCGACCTGCTGTCCCGCGTCATCTATGGCGGCCGCATCTCGCTGCTGATCGGTATCGGCTCGGCGATCCTGTCAGTCGTCATCGGACTTGTGATCGGCCTCGTCTCCGGCTTCTTCAAGCTGATCGATTCCGTGATGATGCGTATCATGGACGGTCTGATGGCGATGCCGAGCATCCTGCTCGCGATCGCCGTGGTGTCGCTGTCGGGCGCCAGCATCTGGACCGTGCTGGTGGCGATCACGATTCCGGAGATCCCGCGCGTGGCCCGCCTCGTGCGCTCGGTCGTGCTGTCGGCGCGCGAGGAGCCCTATGTGGAAGCCGCGATCTCGGTCGGCTCCTCGCTCCCGAAGATCATGTGGCGCCACCTGATGCCGAACACGATCGCGCCGCTGATCGTGCAAGGTACGTATGTGTGCGCATCCGCGATCCTCACCGAGGCCATCCTCTCCTTCCTTGGCGCCGGCATTTCGCCGGAGACGCCGACCTGGGGCAACATCATGGCCGAAGGGCGCCAGTACTTCCAGCTCAAGCCGTCGCTGATCTTCTGGCCCGGCCTGTTGCTGTCGATCGCGATCCTCAGCATCAACCTGATCGGCGACGCCGCCCGCGACGCACTCGATCCGCGCATGAAGCAGCGAGAGGGGAAGTGA
- a CDS encoding crotonase/enoyl-CoA hydratase family protein: MAYETINYEVAEQILTITLNRPDKLNAFNAQMQAELIDAFDAADKDDDIRAIIVTGAGRGFCAGADLSSGANTFDRDARRGPVKRFADGKVDYSDPQVRDGGGQVTLRIFKCLKPVIAAVNGPAVGIGVTMQLAMDIRIASEAARFGFVFSQRGIVPEAASSWFLPRIVGISQALEWCYSGRVFPAQEALAGRLVSKVVPPDDLLPTARALAKEFAAKTAPVSVALIRQMMWRMMGADDPMEAHKVDSRGIYARGRSDDVREGVVSFLEKRPAQFKNKVSTDMPDYFPWWTEREYK; encoded by the coding sequence ATGGCGTATGAGACGATCAACTATGAGGTCGCCGAGCAGATTCTCACCATCACGCTGAACCGGCCCGACAAGCTCAACGCCTTTAACGCGCAGATGCAAGCCGAGCTGATCGACGCGTTCGACGCCGCCGACAAGGACGACGACATCCGCGCCATCATCGTCACCGGCGCCGGCCGCGGTTTCTGCGCGGGCGCCGATCTCTCCTCCGGCGCCAACACCTTCGATCGCGATGCGCGGCGCGGGCCGGTGAAGCGGTTTGCCGACGGCAAGGTCGACTACAGCGATCCGCAGGTGCGCGACGGCGGCGGCCAGGTGACGCTGCGCATCTTCAAGTGCCTGAAGCCGGTGATCGCCGCGGTGAACGGCCCTGCGGTCGGCATCGGCGTCACCATGCAGCTTGCGATGGATATCCGCATTGCGTCAGAGGCCGCGCGGTTCGGCTTCGTGTTCTCCCAGCGCGGCATCGTGCCGGAGGCCGCCTCGAGCTGGTTCCTGCCGCGCATCGTCGGTATCTCGCAGGCGCTGGAATGGTGCTATTCGGGCCGCGTCTTCCCGGCGCAGGAAGCGCTCGCCGGACGTCTCGTCAGCAAGGTCGTGCCGCCGGACGACCTCTTGCCGACCGCGCGTGCGCTTGCCAAGGAATTCGCTGCCAAGACCGCGCCGGTCTCGGTGGCGCTGATCCGCCAGATGATGTGGCGCATGATGGGCGCGGACGATCCGATGGAAGCCCACAAGGTCGACAGCCGCGGCATCTATGCCCGCGGCCGCTCCGACGACGTCAGGGAAGGCGTGGTGTCGTTCCTGGAGAAGCGCCCCGCGCAGTTCAAGAACAAGGTGTCGACCGATATGCCGGACTATTTCCCGTGGTGGACGGAGCGGGAGTATAAATAG